A genome region from Triticum aestivum cultivar Chinese Spring chromosome 2B, IWGSC CS RefSeq v2.1, whole genome shotgun sequence includes the following:
- the LOC123042675 gene encoding wall-associated receptor kinase 3 → MQALLQLGLCLILLASQYAPAGSAVPSSHCRRQCGNVEIPYPFGIDPGCSLGDGFHLDCKVHGGVERPFRSVFEVLDISLKQGTTRVLNFIVGYCYNTSTGSMEYFGRYGGLNEGVSSPYRLSDVQNRFMVIGCNALASISDRDGTGYEGYGAAACRNQSDLVDGSCSGIGCSQTTIPKRMYFYATTFFSTVNNSRIWKFNRCSYAVLMETTSFRFSTKYITTNKFNGTNDGRVPVVLDWAMRDIKSCDVAKQNKTGTYACLSSNSKCVNSSNDQGYMCNCINGYEGNPYLPGGCKDINECDHNPCPSDGVCRNIAGEYRCSCRVGKKYAKESNTCNPNTGFIVGLTMGLFGLMVIIMISVFWGQMTTQKRKMNKVKQEYFREHGGLLLFDRMRSEKGLAFNVFSEAELRHATDNFDISRILGKGGHGTVYKGIIKSSMPVAVKRCGIVDERQKKEFGKEMLILSQINHKNVVKLLGCCLEVEVPILVYEFVRNGTLFELIHGRNQALQISFSTLLRIAHEAAEGLSFLHSYASPPIIHGDVKTSNILLDDNYMAKVSDFGASILAPSDKEQFVTMVQGTCGYLDPEYMQTCQLTDKSDVYSFGVILLEILTGQLPLKLEGTEKPRSLSLIFLSAMRENNLEDVLVSQVKGQASMELLRGLADLARKCLEMCGDNRPSMKDVADELNRLRKLSLHPWVQLDMEMDEENLPGGESTTGYEIELSGYPMDKSENHPINPGSSYYAR, encoded by the exons ATGCAAGCGTTGTTGCAGCTTGGCCTCTGCCTCATATTGCTTGCATCACAATATGCCCCAGCTGGAAGTGCGGTTCCTAGTTCACACTGCCGAAGACAGTGTGGGAATGTCGAGATACCATACCCATTTGGTATAGACCCAGGCTGTTCGCTCGGAGACGGCTTCCACCTCGACTGCAAGGTCCACGGTGGCGTAGAGAGGCCATTCAGGAGTGTCTTTGAGGTCCTCGACATCTCCTTGAAGCAAGGGACAACCCGAGTGCTCAATTTCATCGTGGGGTATTGCTACAACACCTCCACCGGGAGCATGGAGTATTTTGGCCGATACGGGGGGCTCAATGAAGGTGTTTCTTCTCCATACCGCCTCTCCGATGTCCAGAACAGATTCATGGTCATCGGCTGCAACGCCTTGGCCTCCATCTCGGACCGTGATGGCACAGGCTACGAAGGCTATGGTGCCGCAGCATGCCGCAACCAGTCGGACCTAGTTGATGGATCTTGCTCCGGTATCGGATGCTCCCAGACGACGATACCGAAGAGGATGTACTTCTACGCAACAACCTTTTTTAGCACGGTCAACAATAGTCGAATATGGAAGTTCAATCGGTGCAGCTATGCAGTGTTGATGGAAACAACGTCATTCAGGTTCAGCACTAAGTACATAACCACCAACAAGTTCAATGGCACAAATGATGGGCGGGTGCCTGTGGTGCTCGACTGGGCTATGAGAGATATCAAGTCATGTGATGTTGCAAAACAGAATAAGACCGGCACTTATGCATGCCTCAGTAGCAATAGCAAGTGTGTGAATTCCAGCAATGACCAAGGGTACATGTGCAATTGTATCAATGGCTATGAAGGAAACCCTTATCTTCCTGGTGGATGCAAAG atattaatgAATGTGATCACAACCCATGCCCTTCGGATGGTGTTTGTCGCAATATCGCTGGAGAATACCGATGTTCTTGTCGAGTTGGAAAAAAATATGCCAAAGAAAGCAATACATGCAACCCAAATACAGGCTTCATAGTAG GACTTACAATGGGATTATTTGGCCTGATGGTTATCATCATGATCTCCGTCTTTTGGGGACAAATGACAACTCAAAAGAGAAAAATGAATAAAGTTAAGCAGGAGTATTTTCGCGAGCATGGAGGCTTGCTTTTGTTTGATAGGATGAGATCAGAGAAAGGTCTTGCTTTCAATGTATTTTCAGAAGCTGAACTCAGACATGCCACTGATAACTTTGACATTAGTAGAATACTTGGAAAAGGAGGCCATGGAACGGTCTATAAAGGGATAATAAAGAGCAGCATGCCAGTTGCAGTTAAAAGATGTGGAATAGTTGATGAAAGGCAAAAGAAGGAATTTGGGAAAGAGATGCTCATTTTATCGCAAATCAATCACAAGAACGTTGTTAAACTCTTGGGTTGCTGCCTTGAGGTGGAAGTTCCTATTCTAGTCTACGAGTTTGTACGAAATGGTACATTGTTTGAGCTTATCCATGGCAGGAACCAGGCATTGCAAATTTCCTTTAGCACTCTCTTAAGGATCGCTCATGAAGCAGCCGAAGGTCTCAGCTTCCTACATTCATACGCGTCTCCCCCAATTATTCATGGTGACGTGAAAACTTCCAACATCTTGCTTGATGATAACTATATGGCCAAAGTGTCAGACTTTGGAGCCTCTATATTAGCCCCGTCTGACAAAGAGCAGTTTGTTACAATGGTTCAAGGTACATGTGGCTACCTTGATCCTGAATACATGCAAACATGCCAGTTAACAGACAAAAGTGACGTGTACAGTTTTGGAGTTATCCTTTTAGAGATCCTCACAGGCCAGTTGCCACTAAAGCTCGAGGGGACTGAGAAGCCAAGAAGCTTGTCATTGATTTTCCTTTCTGCTATGAGGGAGAATAATCTAGAAGATGTGTTGGTGAGTCAAGTGAAAGGCCAAGCAAGTATGGAGTTGCTGAGAGGACTTGCAGACCTGGCTAGGAAATGCCTAGAAATGTGTGGTGACAACAGGCCATCCATGAAAGATGTCGCCGATGAGCTAAATAGATTGAGAAAACTTTCACTACATCCTTGGGTACAACTCGACATGGAGATGGACGAAGAAAATCTTCCTGGGGGAGAATCTACTACTGGTTATGAAATAGAATTAAGTGGGTATCCAATGGACAAAAGTGAGAACCATCCCATAAACCCAGGGAGTTCCTATTATGCAAGATGA
- the LOC123042674 gene encoding probable alpha-glucosidase Os06g0675700 — translation MAIVKPSGELLRLLTFLICLLHHCNAGYDVDSVVGARSLLSANLKLVGGTTEFGPDVKRLDLTASLETDSRLHVRITDADHQRWEVPQDVIPHPTSVSEDVLLGSAGMDNATLSSSATISKVSSDLTFSIHMNPFRFTVSRRSTGDTLFDTSATLIFKDRYLEVTTALPAGRASLYGFGEHTKRTFRLQPNDTFTLWNEDLERSDLLDRNLYGSHPFYMDVRPGGNAHGVLLLNSNGMDILYGGSYITYKVIGGVLDFYFFAGPSPLAVVDQYTQFIGRPAPMPYWSFGFHQCRYGYKNVADLEEVVAGYAKAKIPLEGIWSDIDYMDRGQDFTLDPINFPVNRLRPFVDRLHSNGQKYVVIIDPEIKRQATPNEDFFLKRNGTNVVGRVWPGEVYFPDFINPRAVEYWAQKISEFRRTIPVDGLWCDMNEPSNFGAWQPLNALDDPPYRINNSGTHRPLNNQTLPVSTVHYNGVSEYDAHNLFGLYEARATHAALLKDTARRPFVLSRSTFPGAGRYVAHWTGDNSARWDELANSINTMLSFGLFGIPMVGADICGFRGNTSQELCSRWIQLGAFYPFARAHTERTTERRELYVWESTAQSARKAFGTRYRMLPYMYTLMYEAHTTGAPIARPLFFSYPQDADTYGVDKQFLLGRGVLVSPVLQPGATTVDAYFPAGRWFSLYDHNYPRTVDTRTGKRVTLQAPVDSANVHLAGGNILPLQQPGLTTSAARQGEFHLLVALAENGMASGELFLDDGESTEMGGVGGNWTLVKFSCSTEESKGIITTTVSSHVVHNSYTPSRAPVIGKVVFMGLQSPAKGFTIYVNNVELKAARTKSRTSGALSVSGLSLAIGKEFKIKVVMSH, via the exons ATGGCAATTGTAAAGCCGTCTGGTGAGCTTCTCAGGCTCCTCACCTTCCTCATTTGCCTACTCCATCATTGCAACGCAGGCTATGACGTCGACTCGGTCGTCGGGGCGCGGAGCCTATTATCGGCCAATCTGAAACTTGTAGGCGGGACGACGGAGTTCGGTCCTGATGTCAAGAGGCTCGACCTAACTGCAAG CCTAGAGACGGATAGTCGGCTCCATGTGCGCATCACCGACGCCGACCATCAGAGATGGGAGGTCCCCCAGGATGTCATCCCACACCCAACGTCAGTGTCAGAGGACGTTTTGCTCGGATCGGCAGGCATGGACAATGCCACCTTGTCGAGCAGCGCCACCATCTCCAAGGTGTCTTCGGACCTGACCTTCTCCATCCACATGAATCCGTTCCGCTTCACCGTCTCCCGCCGCTCCACCGGTGACACCCTCTTCGACACTTCTGCAACCCTCATCTTCAAGGACCG GTACTTGGAGGTGACGACGGCGCTTCCAGCCGGGCGGGCATCATTGTACGGGTTCGGCGAGCACACGAAACGGACGTTCCGGCTCCAGCCCAATGACACGTTCACGCTGTGGAACGAGGACCTGGAGAGGTCAGACCTACTGGACCGTAACCTCTACGGCTCGCACCCATTCTACATGGATGTGCGCCCTGGCGGCAATGCGCATGGCGTGCTCCTCCTCAACAGCAATGGCATGGACATACTGTATGGCGGGTCCTACATCACCTACAAAGTCATCGGTGGCGTGCTCGACTTCTACTTCTTCGCCGGCCCCTCCCCGCTTGCCGTCGTCGACCAGTACACCCAGTTCATCGGCCGCCCTGCCCCAATGCCATACTGGTCATTCGGGTTCCACCAGTGCAGGTATGGCTACAAGAATGTGGCTGACCTGGAGGAGGTGGTCGCCGGCTACGCCAAGGCCAAGATCCCCCTGGAGGGGATCTGGTCAGACATCGACTACATGGACCGCGGCCAGGATTTCACGCTGGATCCGATCAACTTTCCGGTGAACCGTCTCCGGCCGTTCGTCGACCGGCTCCACAGCAACGGCCAGAAGTATGTGGTCATCATAGACCCGGAGATCAAAAGGCAAGCAACGCCTAACGAGGACTTTTTCCTCAAGAGAAATGGCACCAACGTGGTGGGCAGGGTGTGGCCAGGCGAGGTGTACTTCCCGGACTTCATCAACCCACGCGCCGTGGAGTACTGGGCGCAGAAGATCTCCGAGTTCCGGCGGACCATCCCCGTAGACGGGCTATGGTGCGACATGAACGAGCCCTCCAACTTCGGGGCCTGGCAGCCGCTCAACGCGCTGGACGACCCGCCCTACCGCATCAACAACTCCGGCACGCATCGTCCCCTCAACAACCAAACCCTGCCGGTCTCCACTGTGCACTACAATGGTGTGTCCGAGTACGACGCGCACAACCTCTTCGGCCTCTACGAGGCACGTGCCACGCATGCCGCACTGCTCAAGGACACCGCGCGCCGCCCCTTCGTGCTCAGCCGCTCCACCTTCCCCGGAGCGGGGCGGTACGTCGCGCACTGGACCGGCGACAATTCCGCGCGGTGGGACGAGCTTGCGAACTCCATCAACACGATGCTCAGCTTTGGCCTCTTTGGCATCCCCATGGTCGGCGCCGACATATGCGGCTTCAGGGGCAACACAAGCCAGGAGCTCTGCAGCCGCTGGATCCAGCTTGGTGCGTTCTACCCGTTCGCGAGGGCGCACACGGAGAGAACCACCGAACGACGAGAGCTCTATGTGTGGGAGTCGACGGCGCAGTCGGCGAGGAAAGCGTTCGGGACGCGGTACCGGATGCTCCCCTACATGTACACGCTCATGTACGAGGCGCACACAACAGGGGCACCCATCGCACGCCCGCTCTTCTTCTCCTACCCGCAGGACGCCGATACGTACGGCGTGGACAAGCAGTTCCTGCTCGGGCGCGGCGTGCTTGTATCTCCGGTGCTACAGCCGGGTGCCACCACCGTCGACGCCTATTTCCCGGCAGGCCGGTGGTTCAGCCTCTATGACCACAACTACCCCCGCACGGTGGACACGCGGACCGGCAAGCGTGTTACACTCCAGGCACCAGTGGACTCGGCGAACGTCCACCTCGCTGGCGGCAACATCCTACCGCTGCAGCAGCCGGGCCTTACCACATCCGCCGCACGGCAAGGCGAGTTCCACCTCCTTGTGGCACTCGCGGAGAACGGCATGGCCAGCGGGGAGCTGTTCTTGGACGATGGCGAGTCGACCGAGATGGGCGGGGTGGGAGGCAACTGGACCCTGGTGAAATTTAGCTGCAGCACGGAGGAGAGCAAGGGCATCATCACGACCACGGTGAGTTCCCATGTGGTGCACAACTCATACACGCCGAGTCGGGCGCCGGTGATCGGCAAGGTGGTCTTCATGGGGCTCCAGTCGCCAGCAAAGGGGTTCACTATCTATGTGAACAACGTTGAGCTCAAGGCAGCCCGCACCAAGTCCCGGACGAGTGGAGCGCTTAGCGTCAGTGGCCTGTCGCTGGCCATTGgaaaggagttcaagatcaaggtCGTCATGTCCCATTAA